Within the Nocardioides humi genome, the region ATGCCGTGGGGGAGGCGGTGCTGCGACAGTACCTGCGCGGGCTCGAGCCGGTGGAGCGCGTCGTACCCACCCTCGAGCGGCCGGCGGCGGAGGCGTACCTGTGATGAAGCTGGGGCGGCACGCGTTCGGTGACGACGAGGCGCTGATGATGGCGATCGTCAACCGGACGCCGGACTCGTTCTTCGACAAGGGCGCGACCTGGGCCGAGGACGCCGCGTTCGCGCGGGTCGCCGAGGTGGTGGCGCAGGGCGCCGAGATCGTCGACATCGGCGGCATCAAGGCCGCGCCGGGCGTCGAGATCTCGCCGGCGGAGGAGAAGGCGCGGGTCGTGGACTTCGTGGCGGGGGTGCGCGCCGCCTTCCCCGACGTCGTGATCTCGGTCGACACCTGGCGCGCGGAGGTCGCCGCCGCGGTGTGCGCGGCCGGCGCCGACGTCCTCAACGACGCGTGGGGCGGCGCGGACCCCGAGCTGGTCGACGTCGCCGCGGAGTACGACGCCGCGATCGTCTGCACCCACACCGGCGGCGTGACGCCCCGGACCCGCCCCTACCGCATCGAGTACGACGACGTGGTCGCCGCCGCGATCGCCGACACCGTCGCCTACGCCGCGCGCGCCCTGGACGCCGGCGTCGCGCGCGAGTCGATCGTGATCGATCCCGCCCACGACTTCGGCAAGAACACCTTCCACTCGCTCGAGATCACCCGGCGGCTGGGGGAGATGGTGGCGACCGGCTGGCCGGTGCTGGTGTCGCTGTCCAACAAGGACTTCGTCGGCGAGACCCTCGGCCTCGACGTCGGCGAGCGGCTGCTCGGCACCCTCGCCGCGACCTCCGTGTGCGCCCTCGCCGGGGCCCGGATCTACCGCGTGCACCAGGTCGTCGAGACCCGGCAGACCGTCGACATGGTGTGGTCGATCGCCGGCCGCCGGCCGCCGCTGCGCGCGATCCGGGGGCTGCAGTGAGCGGCCGCCCGATCGCTCTCGTGCCGGGCGTCCCGGCCCTGCTGCCGTCGTACTCCTCGATCGAGGACCCGGTCGCCGCCCTGCGCGCCGCGTGCCGGGAGGCCGTCGCAGCCCTCGGGCCGCGGGTCCGGGTGCGCGCCT harbors:
- the folP gene encoding dihydropteroate synthase, which produces MKLGRHAFGDDEALMMAIVNRTPDSFFDKGATWAEDAAFARVAEVVAQGAEIVDIGGIKAAPGVEISPAEEKARVVDFVAGVRAAFPDVVISVDTWRAEVAAAVCAAGADVLNDAWGGADPELVDVAAEYDAAIVCTHTGGVTPRTRPYRIEYDDVVAAAIADTVAYAARALDAGVARESIVIDPAHDFGKNTFHSLEITRRLGEMVATGWPVLVSLSNKDFVGETLGLDVGERLLGTLAATSVCALAGARIYRVHQVVETRQTVDMVWSIAGRRPPLRAIRGLQ